The Engystomops pustulosus chromosome 1, aEngPut4.maternal, whole genome shotgun sequence genome has a window encoding:
- the CBARP gene encoding voltage-dependent calcium channel beta subunit-associated regulatory protein isoform X2 yields MSNESPAWENITDSPTATPGAPTQDGYVLLLVLLSIFIGGTLLLLIGVLILCRRCCDSRLRLSRPSDDAEKTNTSYVDESQPTHDITIRIEDAESLSVSGTRDVESERFLGTASSGRRVSFNEGALSGQEKRERERGRRYTLTEGDFHYLKNARLTLPPLPSLPPTALHILTIHESEGGESSSSGAASETHATSPSKSNISIYQPPRSPPVPLTRLSLSSTSALPGDAYNSIADTSFMQTQTHSPSSPRQIPTNNRGGASAEVSTTRSHGAVLHFFSRLRRHASLEGASPYLKIKKWKLGSVQRASSLDTRGSPKRHQFQRQRAASESAERDDIIQYIAHTQDTGFNSNRGSFIQQHCTPPHSLGRLEHTEDGSLADVASTEQGQLLPQCDIWSLRASLELCASDQSSSNNDRDSVRSDAESISSLSGLPSLSSQDLPDVKSGKGQEPETGSRKLLQMDSGYASIEAPCRPSEDSGSPHRDKTASEKRLFFTHAGRKGTVFESLEGRLYEQGASGGEEDKRLPHHTPSLSPRETLSRRDYSIDEKTDALFNEFLRHDPQYDDSPLRIKHRSRAHLRKQWQRTKQYSDPGIRFPPALDRHRASPLRRGDSTSFLSETRYHSTLPRIASTTDEEGPDGCPLSPASLTPEDKIQAIEEEPIEHGPGPEEPRPSADDPEQDYGYGPQTTELLDKIGAGLEERLYPIVQRTACSPERLCTVAHISPDHSPV; encoded by the exons ATGAGCAATGAGTCACCTGCATGGGAAAATATAACTGACAGTCCCACG GCTACTCCAGGAGCACCTACTCAGGATGGGTACGTCTTGCTCCTGGTTCTGTTGTCCATCTTCATTGGAGGAACACTCCTCCTCCTTATTGGGGTCTTGATCCTTTGCAGACGTTGTTGTGACTCACGACTGCGACTATCCAG ACCTAGTGATGATGCAGAAAAAACAAATACTTCCTATGTGGATGAATCCCAACCCACACATG ATATCACCATCAGGATAGAAGATGCAGAATCTCTTTCCGTTTCAGGGACTCGGGATGTAGAGTCAGAGAGATTCTTGGGAACTGCTTCCAGTGGTAGACGAGTATCATTTAACGAAGGAGCATTAAGTGGACAGGAAAAGAGAGAACGTGAGAGAGGAAGGAG GTACACATTGACAGAGGGAGATTTTCACTATTTGAAGAATGCACGACTGACACTCCCCCCACTTCCTTCATTACCGCCAACTGCTCTACACATTCTAACAATTCATGAAAGTGAAGGCGGTGAAAGTAGTAGCAGTGGAGCAGCATCAGAAACACATGCCACCTCTCCATCCAAATCCAATATTTCCATATACCAG CCACCTCGAAGTCCACCTGTGCCACTCACAAGACTTTCACTCAGTTCAACATCTGCTCTTCCTGGAGATGCATATAACTCTATTGCAGATACAAGTTTTATGCAGACTCAAACCCACAGTCCTTCATCACCTAGGCAAATTCCTACCAACAACAGG GGTGGCGCTAGCGCAGAAGTGAGTACCACACGAAGTCATGGTGCTGTGCTACACTTCTTCAGCCGTCTAAGGCGTCACGCAAGTTTAGAAGGAGCAAGCCCATACTTAAAAATCAAGAAATGGAAACTGGGCAGCGTCCAGAGAGCAAGCAGCTTAGACACCAGAG GTTCTCCAAAGCGGCATCAGTTCCAGCGACAGAGAGCAGCAAGTGAAAGTGCAGAacgtgatgacatcatacaataCATAGCCCACACACAAGATACTGGTTTCAATTCAAACCGAGGATCTTTCATCCAACAGCACTGCACTCCACCACATTCTCTCGGCAG GCTAGAACACACGGAAGATGGGTCACTAGCTGATGTAGCAAGCACAGAACAGGGTCAGCTTTTACCTCAGTGTGACATCTGGAGCCTACGTGCATCTCTGGAGCTTTGTGCCTCTGATCAAAGTAGTAGCAACAATGATCGCGATTCTGTTCGCAGCGATGCAGAAAGCATTAGCTCATTGAGTGGACTTCCAAGCCTATCTTCCCAAGATCTGCCTGATGTCAAATCGGGAAAAGGACAAGAGCCAGAAACTGGATCTCGAAAGCTTTTACAGATGGACAGTGGTTATGCCTCTATTGAAGCTCCTTGTCGACCATCAGAGGACTCGGGCAGCCCCCATAGAGACaagactgcatctgaaaaacgtcTGTTTTTCACACATGCAGGAAGAAAAGGGACAGTATTTGAAAGCCTGGAAGGTCGCTTATATGAACAGGGAGCTTCAGGTGGGGAGGAAGATAAACGACTTCCACACCACACTCCATCACTCAGTCCACGTGAGACACTATCTAGGCGAGATTACAGCATAGATGAAAAAACTGATGCCTTGTTTAATGAGTTTCTTCGGCATGACCCACAGTATGATGATTCCCCCCTACGTATTAAGCATCGCTCACGTGCTCATTTGCGCAAACAATGGCAGAGGACAAAACAGTACAGTGATCCAGGAATCAGATTCCCTCCTGCCTTGGACAGACACCGTGCTTCACCCTTACGTCGAGGAGACAGCACTAGTTTCCTTTCTGAGACACGATATCACAGTACATTACCACGAATTGCAAGTACTACAGATGAGGAAGGACCAGATGGCTGTCCTTTAAGCCCAGCCTCGCTTACACCGGAAGATAAAATTCAGGCTATTGAGGAGGAACCAATTGAGCACGGACCTGGTCCTGAGGAACCAAGGCCTTCTGCAGATGACCCGGAACAAGATTATGGTTATGGCCCTCAAACAACAGAGCTACTGGACAAGATAGGTGCAGGACTTGAGGAACGCTTGTACCCAATTGTGCAGAGGACAGCATGTAGTCCAGAGAGGCTTTGCACTGTGGCACATATCTCACCTGATCACAGTCCTGTGTAG
- the CBARP gene encoding voltage-dependent calcium channel beta subunit-associated regulatory protein isoform X1 gives MSNESPAWENITDSPTATPGAPTQDGYVLLLVLLSIFIGGTLLLLIGVLILCRRCCDSRLRLSRPSDDAEKTNTSYVDESQPTHDITIRIEDAESLSVSGTRDVESERFLGTASSGRRVSFNEGALSGQEKRERERGRRYTLTEGDFHYLKNARLTLPPLPSLPPTALHILTIHESEGGESSSSGAASETHATSPSKSNISIYQPPRSPPVPLTRLSLSSTSALPGDAYNSIADTSFMQTQTHSPSSPRQIPTNNRFDLSSHLPQGGASAEVSTTRSHGAVLHFFSRLRRHASLEGASPYLKIKKWKLGSVQRASSLDTRGSPKRHQFQRQRAASESAERDDIIQYIAHTQDTGFNSNRGSFIQQHCTPPHSLGRLEHTEDGSLADVASTEQGQLLPQCDIWSLRASLELCASDQSSSNNDRDSVRSDAESISSLSGLPSLSSQDLPDVKSGKGQEPETGSRKLLQMDSGYASIEAPCRPSEDSGSPHRDKTASEKRLFFTHAGRKGTVFESLEGRLYEQGASGGEEDKRLPHHTPSLSPRETLSRRDYSIDEKTDALFNEFLRHDPQYDDSPLRIKHRSRAHLRKQWQRTKQYSDPGIRFPPALDRHRASPLRRGDSTSFLSETRYHSTLPRIASTTDEEGPDGCPLSPASLTPEDKIQAIEEEPIEHGPGPEEPRPSADDPEQDYGYGPQTTELLDKIGAGLEERLYPIVQRTACSPERLCTVAHISPDHSPV, from the exons ATGAGCAATGAGTCACCTGCATGGGAAAATATAACTGACAGTCCCACG GCTACTCCAGGAGCACCTACTCAGGATGGGTACGTCTTGCTCCTGGTTCTGTTGTCCATCTTCATTGGAGGAACACTCCTCCTCCTTATTGGGGTCTTGATCCTTTGCAGACGTTGTTGTGACTCACGACTGCGACTATCCAG ACCTAGTGATGATGCAGAAAAAACAAATACTTCCTATGTGGATGAATCCCAACCCACACATG ATATCACCATCAGGATAGAAGATGCAGAATCTCTTTCCGTTTCAGGGACTCGGGATGTAGAGTCAGAGAGATTCTTGGGAACTGCTTCCAGTGGTAGACGAGTATCATTTAACGAAGGAGCATTAAGTGGACAGGAAAAGAGAGAACGTGAGAGAGGAAGGAG GTACACATTGACAGAGGGAGATTTTCACTATTTGAAGAATGCACGACTGACACTCCCCCCACTTCCTTCATTACCGCCAACTGCTCTACACATTCTAACAATTCATGAAAGTGAAGGCGGTGAAAGTAGTAGCAGTGGAGCAGCATCAGAAACACATGCCACCTCTCCATCCAAATCCAATATTTCCATATACCAG CCACCTCGAAGTCCACCTGTGCCACTCACAAGACTTTCACTCAGTTCAACATCTGCTCTTCCTGGAGATGCATATAACTCTATTGCAGATACAAGTTTTATGCAGACTCAAACCCACAGTCCTTCATCACCTAGGCAAATTCCTACCAACAACAGG TTTGACCTCAGCAGTCACCTTCCTCAGGGTGGCGCTAGCGCAGAAGTGAGTACCACACGAAGTCATGGTGCTGTGCTACACTTCTTCAGCCGTCTAAGGCGTCACGCAAGTTTAGAAGGAGCAAGCCCATACTTAAAAATCAAGAAATGGAAACTGGGCAGCGTCCAGAGAGCAAGCAGCTTAGACACCAGAG GTTCTCCAAAGCGGCATCAGTTCCAGCGACAGAGAGCAGCAAGTGAAAGTGCAGAacgtgatgacatcatacaataCATAGCCCACACACAAGATACTGGTTTCAATTCAAACCGAGGATCTTTCATCCAACAGCACTGCACTCCACCACATTCTCTCGGCAG GCTAGAACACACGGAAGATGGGTCACTAGCTGATGTAGCAAGCACAGAACAGGGTCAGCTTTTACCTCAGTGTGACATCTGGAGCCTACGTGCATCTCTGGAGCTTTGTGCCTCTGATCAAAGTAGTAGCAACAATGATCGCGATTCTGTTCGCAGCGATGCAGAAAGCATTAGCTCATTGAGTGGACTTCCAAGCCTATCTTCCCAAGATCTGCCTGATGTCAAATCGGGAAAAGGACAAGAGCCAGAAACTGGATCTCGAAAGCTTTTACAGATGGACAGTGGTTATGCCTCTATTGAAGCTCCTTGTCGACCATCAGAGGACTCGGGCAGCCCCCATAGAGACaagactgcatctgaaaaacgtcTGTTTTTCACACATGCAGGAAGAAAAGGGACAGTATTTGAAAGCCTGGAAGGTCGCTTATATGAACAGGGAGCTTCAGGTGGGGAGGAAGATAAACGACTTCCACACCACACTCCATCACTCAGTCCACGTGAGACACTATCTAGGCGAGATTACAGCATAGATGAAAAAACTGATGCCTTGTTTAATGAGTTTCTTCGGCATGACCCACAGTATGATGATTCCCCCCTACGTATTAAGCATCGCTCACGTGCTCATTTGCGCAAACAATGGCAGAGGACAAAACAGTACAGTGATCCAGGAATCAGATTCCCTCCTGCCTTGGACAGACACCGTGCTTCACCCTTACGTCGAGGAGACAGCACTAGTTTCCTTTCTGAGACACGATATCACAGTACATTACCACGAATTGCAAGTACTACAGATGAGGAAGGACCAGATGGCTGTCCTTTAAGCCCAGCCTCGCTTACACCGGAAGATAAAATTCAGGCTATTGAGGAGGAACCAATTGAGCACGGACCTGGTCCTGAGGAACCAAGGCCTTCTGCAGATGACCCGGAACAAGATTATGGTTATGGCCCTCAAACAACAGAGCTACTGGACAAGATAGGTGCAGGACTTGAGGAACGCTTGTACCCAATTGTGCAGAGGACAGCATGTAGTCCAGAGAGGCTTTGCACTGTGGCACATATCTCACCTGATCACAGTCCTGTGTAG